The Paenibacillus amylolyticus genome contains the following window.
TTGAGATCGCGGCAATACTGGGTATTGGACGGGAGAAGGCGCATTCATTGGGTGGTGAAGCGGGCAGCCGATTTATTATTGAGCAGGGGGGTTACCCCGAAATCGGTGTTGTTGTATGTGAGTGCTCTTCCGATTCGGAGGTGGTGATGCTGGATTATCGTGAATCCGGCAATGCAGGTGAGCCCGAGGTTGTTCATGTGGATAAAAATGAAAACTACAAGATCACTTGGCTTGCGCCCAATTTTGAAACCTTTATCCAAGGTCTGTTGAATGAGGAACATCAACCTGCAAACCTTCAAGGTTCACTGTAATCAGAGTGGGAGCTTCTCTTTATATAAAAAGTTGAAAAGGCTGCATCCGTCATGACGGATGCAGTTTTTTTGCTGCCTGGTTATGCGGGGAAGCCAAAAATGATGCCATCCAACATCGGCTCTTTATTATTGTGTTAGTCTGGCTTAAAAATCCAAAATAAGGATATACGGGTATGCTCGTTGCATAAAGGAATTGACTCTGATAATATTTAGGTATTAAATAGTTAGACATCTAAATATTATAAGTCTAAATAGAAGACCAATACGTTAGGAGCGATCCACATGGGAAAATTAGATCATAAAGTAGCCATTATTACTGGCGGAGCCTCTGGAATCGGAGAGGGCATGGTAGATCTTTTTGCGCAGGAAGGCGCCATCGTCATTGCTGCAGACATTAATGAAGAATCACTGGAGAGAGTAAGCCAAAAAGAGAATGTGTACGGAATGAAGTTGAATGTATCTTCGGATGAAGATTGGCAGGCACTGGCGAAAGTCGTGAATGAACGATTTGGCAAAATTGATATTCTGGTCAACAATGCAGGTATTTCATCAGAGAAGCCATTTGAGGAAATCAATGCACAGGATTGGGAGAAAATGCTCTCCATTAATGGTTACGGCCCATTCGCAGGCATGAAACATGTCACTCCTTATATGGCAGCCCAGAAGAAAGGCTCCATCGTCAATATCTCATCCTACACTGCCATGATTGGACAAGGCTTTAACCATTACTCGGCATCCAAAGGTGCGGTACGTGCATTATCCAAAGCCGCTGCGACCACCTTCGGTCGTCAAGGTATTCGGGTGAATGCTCTTTTCCCCGGGATCATCGAAACACCAATGACCCAATCCTTGAACACATCGAAGGAACTGCTTGAACGATTAATTCAGGCTACGCCTTTGCAGCGTCTCGGTCAGGCTATCGATATTGCCAAAGCCGCGTTGTTCCTGGCGTCGGATGATTCTTCGTACATTACCGGATCTGAACTGGTGATCGATGGTGGCTACTCAGCCCAATAGCGTGTAAAATGATGACAGCCCTTAAGTTAATGAGGGCTGTTGTTTTATTTTTCAAGGAGGATCTAATGGAAGAACAGAATATATTTGAGCTTATACACAACATGGATAATTTCACCAATAAATTGATCATACAGTGGAACAAAGCATTTAATGAGGACCTTGGAGTCTCTCATGTGCTTGTCCTCAGCCATCTTCATCAACATGGAAAAAGCCGACCTTCGGATATTGCAAAATTATTAGGATTCACTCCGCCTACCCTCAGTTATCTATCCGACAAGATGGTAGCCAAGGAATTAGTCGTTCGAATGGTAGACGAAGCGGACCGTCGCATTATTTATCTGAACATTACGGATAAAGGAGCCGAAGTCCTCGAAAGAGCCATATTGGAGGGTCAGAAGCTGCGTAAGAGTTTATTCCAGAAATTAAACGAAGAGGATCGCGCGCAATTGGTTCGTATTTTTGAGAAGATGAATCGGGAAGATTGAGCAATGAATGGAAGGGAGACCGAAGGTGATATGGAGGAACCGCTCAAAGTATATAACACCGCAGTTGAAGCCTTTCTTGAAGTGATCGGTGGAAAGTGGAAGCCTGTTATTCTATTCCATCTTACGTTTGGCAAGAAACGTAATGGTGAGCTCATGAAACTGATCCCTGCGATCACCCAGAAAGTGTTGACTCAGCAACTTGGTGAACTGACGGAGGCGGGGGTCATCGTCCGAATCTCCCATCACCAGGTCCCGCCAAAAGTGGAGTATGAATTAACAGCGTATGGGTGGACGCTTAAAGAAATCCTTCATCTGATGTGCAGGTGGGGCGATATACATGTGGACAATGTTTATGGTGAGCGAGGAAAAATTCTGTTTAAGCCGCCGACTGCTACGGACTGTTGAGGGACTTATATAAGCCGATTCTGGAATTCAGGAATCGGCTTATTCTGCATTTTATTGACTTTACGGGAGGATCTTGCGATCACGCAGATTTCTGAAAATATCCATAAACATAGCTTCAGTGTCAATGAAATCATGAAATCCGAAGCGGCGAGCTTTGGAACCATCTGCGAAGAAGTCATAATCCCACGAGAAGACAAAATCACCAAATGCCCAGGAAGAGACATCATCATAAGAGGTATTGACCAATCCGTACTTTTCAATCATGGACTTCCATAGATCTTCTTTATCTGCCATCACAGTTGCAAGTGAGAGAGGCAGTGGAGGTGCAGTTTCTAATTCGAAAAATGCAGCGATTCGGGGCCATAGTTCGTTCCAGCGAAACAGATCACCATTGGTGATATTGAATGCCTGATTGGCGCAGCGAGGTTCGGTTGCCGCCCATACGGTTGCATGAGCCAGCAATGTGGCATCCGTCATCTCAAGAAGCGAATGATACGCTCCTGTTTTTCCAGGGAATCGAAGTGGCAAGCCAAGCTCCTTGGAAATAGCCGCATATACGCCAATAACCATGGCAAGGTTCATGGGATTACCCAGAGCAAATCCACATACAACAGACGGGCGCAGGGCTGACCAAGTCCAGCTACTTCCGGGTTGCCGCTCCTCGAGAAACTGTTGCTGGTCGACATTGAATTCAGGGGCATGTGATATGCGTCCGTTTCTTTGGCAGGTGTTTTAAATGGACCCAGATGTGCACCGTACACTTTATAACCTTGCATTAGGCTAATATGCTGGAGATCTGGAGCGATCGGTTCGATGGTATTCACCACATTGACGAGCATGGCCAGGTTGGGCTGTACCAATTCGGCCCAGGTTGGCCGATCCTGATACGCGGCGTAGAAAATATGTGTAACGGTCGTCAAATGACTCAGTTTATCCTGTGTATCTGCTTCGTTCAATAGATCAGCGGATATATAATGTAACCTAGGGGCATCCTCCCCTCCTCGGCGGGATACACCAATGACATTCCACTCGGGAAGTGTCGTCAGATAATCTATAAGGTTTCTTCCAATAACACCTCCAGCGCCGATGACAAGCGCGGTATAACGGGTAACCAATTCTTCGGTTTTCAATGGACATGCTCCTCTCTTCTTCTGTACATATTGTGGTTCAGAAAAAGAAAGATGAGAAGTACGCACCTCAAAGTCATATACGCACTTTGAAGTAATATATGAGCCTAGAGCAGGATATGAGCGTTAGAATCAGCATTTCACTGGAAGTTACTTGAGATGATACTTGGCCTATAACCACAAGAAGCTGCAAAAGGAGCAATCGTCCTTTCACAGCTTAGATGTGTCTGTATATTCATCCAATCGACCTGATGTAAACAGGATTACGCCGGGTACCCGCCTCCTGGTGGTGGCCATGCGCCGTAGAAGCGACGAAGCAGAACAATTTCGCCCAGATGGTACGAGTTATGGGAGGCGATATTGCGCAGAAGGCCTGCTTTGGTTTCCCCGGGGAAATAAAGGAGTGACTCATCTAATTGCGCTGTTTCTGCAATGGCTACGGCTTGATCAATCCCATCCAGGAATGCCTGAATATCTGCCTTCCACGCAGCTTCGTCCTGTGGACCTTTCTCTCCAGGCCAGCTCTCGCTCACGTTGGCAGGGAGCTGTGGCTTGCGTCCTTCCAAGTGTTCGAGCATGAATTGCTGCCAATAATGCATATGCTTCACCAACTGATAGATCGTATATGGCATGGCCTCGTGTGTACGAGCAGCAAGTGTGACATCGATATCGGGTAGAGCATGAGCAATGCGGATATGACCGCGTTCCCCCACTAATGATTTGACAAGGGCTTGCCCAAAGCTATGATTTGCATCTGACATAGGGTACCTTCCTCTCTTTCAAGACCTGATCTATTAACTTGTCTTCTATTAATTATTATACAATTAAATTGCTAAAAACTGAAATTCGGAAACAAGGACCTAAATCGTAAAACGCCTATGATATAATAGTGAAAATAAATCTCGAGGCCTCAGGGTCAAGGAGGAAGCTCCTGTGAAAGTGATATTGGTTGACGACGAACGTCTAGCGTTGATAGGCCTTCAAAAATCACTAGAAAAAGAAGTAAGTGGCATTGAAATTATTGCTACATATATGAATCCAACAGAGGCGATGGCAGGGATTGTGGAGCATCGACCTGATGTTGTATTTCTGGATATCCATATGCCAGAGATGGATGGTATGGATCTGGGAAGACAGATTCAAGCGGCGACACCGGGCACTGAGATTATATTTGTGACCAGTTACGATCAATATGCGGTGCATGCTTTTGAACTGC
Protein-coding sequences here:
- a CDS encoding SMI1/KNR4 family protein, with product MMKLHNGGVPHYRYYPVSQAETAKKVRVEIAAILGIGREKAHSLGGEAGSRFIIEQGGYPEIGVVVCECSSDSEVVMLDYRESGNAGEPEVVHVDKNENYKITWLAPNFETFIQGLLNEEHQPANLQGSL
- a CDS encoding SDR family oxidoreductase, translating into MGKLDHKVAIITGGASGIGEGMVDLFAQEGAIVIAADINEESLERVSQKENVYGMKLNVSSDEDWQALAKVVNERFGKIDILVNNAGISSEKPFEEINAQDWEKMLSINGYGPFAGMKHVTPYMAAQKKGSIVNISSYTAMIGQGFNHYSASKGAVRALSKAAATTFGRQGIRVNALFPGIIETPMTQSLNTSKELLERLIQATPLQRLGQAIDIAKAALFLASDDSSYITGSELVIDGGYSAQ
- a CDS encoding MarR family transcriptional regulator, whose amino-acid sequence is MEEQNIFELIHNMDNFTNKLIIQWNKAFNEDLGVSHVLVLSHLHQHGKSRPSDIAKLLGFTPPTLSYLSDKMVAKELVVRMVDEADRRIIYLNITDKGAEVLERAILEGQKLRKSLFQKLNEEDRAQLVRIFEKMNRED
- a CDS encoding helix-turn-helix domain-containing protein, with the translated sequence MEEPLKVYNTAVEAFLEVIGGKWKPVILFHLTFGKKRNGELMKLIPAITQKVLTQQLGELTEAGVIVRISHHQVPPKVEYELTAYGWTLKEILHLMCRWGDIHVDNVYGERGKILFKPPTATDC
- a CDS encoding DinB family protein, yielding MSDANHSFGQALVKSLVGERGHIRIAHALPDIDVTLAARTHEAMPYTIYQLVKHMHYWQQFMLEHLEGRKPQLPANVSESWPGEKGPQDEAAWKADIQAFLDGIDQAVAIAETAQLDESLLYFPGETKAGLLRNIASHNSYHLGEIVLLRRFYGAWPPPGGGYPA